One genomic segment of Musa acuminata AAA Group cultivar baxijiao chromosome BXJ3-3, Cavendish_Baxijiao_AAA, whole genome shotgun sequence includes these proteins:
- the LOC103978778 gene encoding anoctamin-like protein Os01g0706700 isoform X4, with protein MMLLFDGKEFQFRRNESLLKMMETEEVVKQVFPTHDEVKRKQLLRTWALNWLDFTWQPIDEIYAYFGTKIATYFAFLSMYTRWLFFPAALGLALQLVDIGPLQPLVLPAFFIFVVTWAVFFFQFWKRKNSALLARWGINYTLSEYKAVQIAQSSFLHVHDKCEKKFGDEPIEKKILQRDEWLGLLLRIRNNAIIVLAIICLQLPFELAYAHLYEVTESDVLKYALTAAYLLAIQYYTRIGGKVSVILIKYEKDQGEESSAASLVYKVFGLYFMQSYIGLFYHALSHRNLLTLRQVLIQRLVVSQACCSLQIFLVLENMIENSIPYLKYSYKKYKAFHKKKHEKGSSEKMVHLVTRVEKEYLKPSYTASIGEELEDGLFDDFLELALQFGMIMMFACAFPLVFCFATLNNVTEIRADALKLLVMLRRPIPRAAATIGAWLNIFQFLIIMAICTNCVLLICLYDQEGKWRIEPGLAAILVIEHALLLIKFGFSHFVPEEPAWVRANRMRTVAQARDVFSKQLLRSISSIERNHL; from the exons ATGATGCTTTTGTTTGATGGAAAAGAGTTTCAATTTCGAAGAAATGAATCATTACTGAAAATGATGGAAACTGAAGAGGTTGTCAAGCAAGTTTTTCCTACACATG ATGAAGTGAAAAGGAAACAGCTCTTGAGAACTTGGGCACTTAACTGGTTGGACTTCACATGGCAACCAATAGACGAAATTTATGCATATTTTGGGACAAAG ATTGCTACATATTTTGCTTTCCTTAGTATGTATACACGGTGGCTGTTCTTTCCAGCTGCACTGGGTCTTGCCTTGCAGTTGGTTGATATTGG ACCCTTGCAGCCACTGGTGCTTCCTGCTTTCTTCATTTTCGTTGTCACATGGGCTGTCTTTTTCTTCCAGTTCTGGAAGCGCAAGAATTCAGCACTTCTAGCCAG ATGGGGCATTAACTATACACTGTCCGAGTACAAAGCTGTACAGATAGCACAGAGTTCCTTCTTACATGTTCATGACAAATGTGAAAAGAAATTTGGAGATGAACCAATAGAGAAGAAAATATTACAAAGAGATGAGTGGCTTGGACTTCTTCTACGAATAAGAAATAATGCCATCATAGTGTTGGCTATCATTTGCCTTCAGTTACCATTTGAATTGGCTTATGCTCATTTGTATGAGGTCACCGAGTCTGATGTATTGAA GTATGCACTGACTGCTGCTTATCTCTTGGCAATTCAATACTATACGAGGATTGGTGGCAAAGTATCAGTTATTCTCATTAAATATGAAAAAGATCAAGGAGAGGAATCTAGTGCTGCCAGTTTGGTTTACAAG GTTTTTGGACTTTATTTCATGCAATCATATATTGGACTGTTTTATCATGCCTTATCACATCGAAATCTATTGACTCTTCGCCAGGTCCTAATTCAGCGATTGGTTGTCTCTCAGGCATGCTGCAGTCTGCAAATATTTCTT GTTCTGGAAAACATGATCGAGAACTCCATCCCTTACCTCAAGTACAGCTACAAAAAGTACAAAGCTTTTCA CAAGAAAAAGCATGAGAAGGGATCTTCAGAAAAAATGGTTCACCTGGTTACAAGGGTGGAAAAAGAGTATTTGAAGCCTTCCTACACTGCAAGCATAGGCGAAGAGCTTGAAGATGGCTTATTTGATG ATTTTTTGGAGTTGGCTTTGCAGTTTGGAATGATCATGATGTTCGCATGTGCATTCCCCCTCGTCTTCTGCTTTGCTACTCTA AATAATGTCACTGAAATTAGAGCAGATGCTTTGAAACTTCTTGTTATGTTGCGGAGACCAATACCCCGTGCTGCAGCAACAATTGGAGCATGGTTGAACATTTTCCAG TTTCTGATTATAATGGCAATCTGCACCAACTGTGTGTTGCTGATTTGCTTATATGATCAAGAAGGCAAGTGGAGGATTGAACCTGGGCTGGCAGCTATCCTCGTAATCGAGCATGCTCTTCTTCTAATTAAATTTGGGTTCTCCCATTTTGTGCCTGAG GAGCCGGCTTGGGTGAGAGCAAATCGAATGAGAACTGTAGCTCAGGCAAGGGATGTGTTCTCAAAGCAGCTCTTGAGGAGCATCTCCAGCATAGAAAGGAACCATTTATGA
- the LOC103978778 gene encoding anoctamin-like protein Os01g0706700 isoform X2, translating into MEGHSAVTGFEMAIVVPKKREKERDDTADCVEFLVRELKRAGLIVERVFGISDEFIKLAAPVEILGRVAAELQMKKLTYIGIELQFEWDEVTAFVRQPDGSLFSWCERFRCFQHLIYGIVNKTDSDMMLLFDGKEFQFRRNESLLKMMETEEVVKQVFPTHDEVKRKQLLRTWALNWLDFTWQPIDEIYAYFGTKIATYFAFLSMYTRWLFFPAALGLALQLVDIGPLQPLVLPAFFIFVVTWAVFFFQFWKRKNSALLARWGINYTLSEYKAVQIAQSSFLHVHDKCEKKFGDEPIEKKILQRDEWLGLLLRIRNNAIIVLAIICLQLPFELAYAHLYEVTESDVLKYALTAAYLLAIQYYTRIGGKVSVILIKYEKDQGEESSAASLVYKVFGLYFMQSYIGLFYHALSHRNLLTLRQVLIQRLVVSQVLENMIENSIPYLKYSYKKYKAFHKKKHEKGSSEKMVHLVTRVEKEYLKPSYTASIGEELEDGLFDDFLELALQFGMIMMFACAFPLVFCFATLNNVTEIRADALKLLVMLRRPIPRAAATIGAWLNIFQFLIIMAICTNCVLLICLYDQEGKWRIEPGLAAILVIEHALLLIKFGFSHFVPEEPAWVRANRMRTVAQARDVFSKQLLRSISSIERNHL; encoded by the exons ATGGAAGGGCACAGCGCGGTGACCGGCTTCGAGATGGCCATCGTGGTGCCCAAGAAAAGGGAGAAGGAGAGAGATGACACCGCTGACTGCGTCGAATTCCTTGTTCGGGAGTTGAAGAGGGCAGGGTTGATCGTCGAGAGGGTGTTTGGGATTTCCGATGAGTTCATAAAG CTTGCAGCACCCGTAGAAATTTTGGGGAGAGTTGCAGCTGAGTTGCAAATGAAAAAGTTAACATACATCG GAATAGAGTTGCAGTTCGAATGGGATGAAGTTACTGCATTTGTTAGGCAGCCAGATGGATCTTTGTTCAGCTGGTGTGAGCGGTTTCGCTGTTTTCAGCACTTGATTTATGGAATT GTGAATAAAACAGATTCAGACATGATGCTTTTGTTTGATGGAAAAGAGTTTCAATTTCGAAGAAATGAATCATTACTGAAAATGATGGAAACTGAAGAGGTTGTCAAGCAAGTTTTTCCTACACATG ATGAAGTGAAAAGGAAACAGCTCTTGAGAACTTGGGCACTTAACTGGTTGGACTTCACATGGCAACCAATAGACGAAATTTATGCATATTTTGGGACAAAG ATTGCTACATATTTTGCTTTCCTTAGTATGTATACACGGTGGCTGTTCTTTCCAGCTGCACTGGGTCTTGCCTTGCAGTTGGTTGATATTGG ACCCTTGCAGCCACTGGTGCTTCCTGCTTTCTTCATTTTCGTTGTCACATGGGCTGTCTTTTTCTTCCAGTTCTGGAAGCGCAAGAATTCAGCACTTCTAGCCAG ATGGGGCATTAACTATACACTGTCCGAGTACAAAGCTGTACAGATAGCACAGAGTTCCTTCTTACATGTTCATGACAAATGTGAAAAGAAATTTGGAGATGAACCAATAGAGAAGAAAATATTACAAAGAGATGAGTGGCTTGGACTTCTTCTACGAATAAGAAATAATGCCATCATAGTGTTGGCTATCATTTGCCTTCAGTTACCATTTGAATTGGCTTATGCTCATTTGTATGAGGTCACCGAGTCTGATGTATTGAA GTATGCACTGACTGCTGCTTATCTCTTGGCAATTCAATACTATACGAGGATTGGTGGCAAAGTATCAGTTATTCTCATTAAATATGAAAAAGATCAAGGAGAGGAATCTAGTGCTGCCAGTTTGGTTTACAAG GTTTTTGGACTTTATTTCATGCAATCATATATTGGACTGTTTTATCATGCCTTATCACATCGAAATCTATTGACTCTTCGCCAGGTCCTAATTCAGCGATTGGTTGTCTCTCAG GTTCTGGAAAACATGATCGAGAACTCCATCCCTTACCTCAAGTACAGCTACAAAAAGTACAAAGCTTTTCA CAAGAAAAAGCATGAGAAGGGATCTTCAGAAAAAATGGTTCACCTGGTTACAAGGGTGGAAAAAGAGTATTTGAAGCCTTCCTACACTGCAAGCATAGGCGAAGAGCTTGAAGATGGCTTATTTGATG ATTTTTTGGAGTTGGCTTTGCAGTTTGGAATGATCATGATGTTCGCATGTGCATTCCCCCTCGTCTTCTGCTTTGCTACTCTA AATAATGTCACTGAAATTAGAGCAGATGCTTTGAAACTTCTTGTTATGTTGCGGAGACCAATACCCCGTGCTGCAGCAACAATTGGAGCATGGTTGAACATTTTCCAG TTTCTGATTATAATGGCAATCTGCACCAACTGTGTGTTGCTGATTTGCTTATATGATCAAGAAGGCAAGTGGAGGATTGAACCTGGGCTGGCAGCTATCCTCGTAATCGAGCATGCTCTTCTTCTAATTAAATTTGGGTTCTCCCATTTTGTGCCTGAG GAGCCGGCTTGGGTGAGAGCAAATCGAATGAGAACTGTAGCTCAGGCAAGGGATGTGTTCTCAAAGCAGCTCTTGAGGAGCATCTCCAGCATAGAAAGGAACCATTTATGA
- the LOC135634195 gene encoding DEAD-box ATP-dependent RNA helicase 15-like isoform X2, translating to MDVICQAKSGMGKTAVFVLSTLQQIEPVAGQVAALVLCHTRELAYQICHEFERFSTYLPDIKVAVFYGGVHILKHKDILKNECPHIVVGTPGRILALARDKDLSLKNVRHFILDECDKMLESLDMRRDVQEIFKMTPHDKQVMMFSATLSKEIRPVCKRFMQDPMEIYVDDEAKLTLHGLVQHYIKLTELEKNRKLNDLLDALDFNQVVIFVKSVNRAAELNKLLVECNFPSICIHSGMSQEERLTRYKNFKEGLKRILVATDLVGRGIDIERVNIVVNYDMPDSADTYLHRVGRAGRFGTKGLAITFVSSASDSDVLNQVQERFEVDIKELPEQIDTSTYMPS from the exons ATGGATGTCATCTGCCAAGCAAAATCTGGAATGGGGAAAACAGCTGTTTTTGTTCTTTCAACTCTGCAGCAAATTGAGCCAGTTGCGGGCCAAGTAGCTGCACTTGTGCTATGTCATACCAGAGAATTGGCCTATCAG ATCTGTCATGAATTTGAAAGATTCAGCACTTATTTGCCTGATATTAAGGTTGCTGTATTCTATGGGGGAGTTCACATCTTGAAGCACAAGGACATTTTGAAGAATGAATGCCCTCATATCGTTGTTGGCACACCAGGAAGAATACTGGCACTTGCAAGAGATAAAGATCTTTCTTTGAAGAATGTGAGGCATTTTATTCTCGATGAATGTGACAAGATGCTCGAGTCCCTtg ACATGCGGAGAGATGTGCAGGAGATTTTCAAAATGACACCTCATGACAAACAAGTTATGATGTTCTCAGCAACTCTCAGCAAGGAGATCCGCCCTGTTTGCAAGAGATTCATGCAAGAT CCTATGGAAATATATGTTGACGATGAGGCCAAACTGACACTGCATGGTTTAGTACAG CACTACATTAAACTGACCGAGTTGGAGAAGAATCGGAAACTGAATGATCTTTTGGATGCACTGGACTTCAATCAAGTTGTCATCTTTGTGAAAAGTGTGAATCGAGCAGCGGAGCTGAACAAGTTACTCGTTGAGTGCAACTTTCCATCAATCTGTATACACTCTGGCATGTCACAGGAAGAAAG GTTGACCAGGTATAAGAATTTCAAGGAAGGTCTCAAAAGGATTCTTGTTGCTACTGATCTGGTTGGCAGAGGAATTGATATTGAGCGAGTCAACATTGTAGTAAACTATGACATGCCAGATTCTGCAGACACCTACCTGCACAGG GTTGGAAGGGCTGGGCGATTTGGTACCAAAGGACTTGCCATTACATTCGTCTCATCAGCTTCAGACTCTGATGTTCTTAATCAG GTCCAAGAGAGGTTTGAGGTGGACATAAAGGAGCTGCCAGAGCAGATTGACACTTCCACATACA TGCCCTCATGA
- the LOC103978778 gene encoding anoctamin-like protein Os01g0706700 isoform X3: MKKLTYIGIELQFEWDEVTAFVRQPDGSLFSWCERFRCFQHLIYGIVNKTDSDMMLLFDGKEFQFRRNESLLKMMETEEVVKQVFPTHDEVKRKQLLRTWALNWLDFTWQPIDEIYAYFGTKIATYFAFLSMYTRWLFFPAALGLALQLVDIGPLQPLVLPAFFIFVVTWAVFFFQFWKRKNSALLARWGINYTLSEYKAVQIAQSSFLHVHDKCEKKFGDEPIEKKILQRDEWLGLLLRIRNNAIIVLAIICLQLPFELAYAHLYEVTESDVLKYALTAAYLLAIQYYTRIGGKVSVILIKYEKDQGEESSAASLVYKVFGLYFMQSYIGLFYHALSHRNLLTLRQVLIQRLVVSQACCSLQIFLVLENMIENSIPYLKYSYKKYKAFHKKKHEKGSSEKMVHLVTRVEKEYLKPSYTASIGEELEDGLFDDFLELALQFGMIMMFACAFPLVFCFATLNNVTEIRADALKLLVMLRRPIPRAAATIGAWLNIFQFLIIMAICTNCVLLICLYDQEGKWRIEPGLAAILVIEHALLLIKFGFSHFVPEEPAWVRANRMRTVAQARDVFSKQLLRSISSIERNHL; the protein is encoded by the exons ATGAAAAAGTTAACATACATCG GAATAGAGTTGCAGTTCGAATGGGATGAAGTTACTGCATTTGTTAGGCAGCCAGATGGATCTTTGTTCAGCTGGTGTGAGCGGTTTCGCTGTTTTCAGCACTTGATTTATGGAATT GTGAATAAAACAGATTCAGACATGATGCTTTTGTTTGATGGAAAAGAGTTTCAATTTCGAAGAAATGAATCATTACTGAAAATGATGGAAACTGAAGAGGTTGTCAAGCAAGTTTTTCCTACACATG ATGAAGTGAAAAGGAAACAGCTCTTGAGAACTTGGGCACTTAACTGGTTGGACTTCACATGGCAACCAATAGACGAAATTTATGCATATTTTGGGACAAAG ATTGCTACATATTTTGCTTTCCTTAGTATGTATACACGGTGGCTGTTCTTTCCAGCTGCACTGGGTCTTGCCTTGCAGTTGGTTGATATTGG ACCCTTGCAGCCACTGGTGCTTCCTGCTTTCTTCATTTTCGTTGTCACATGGGCTGTCTTTTTCTTCCAGTTCTGGAAGCGCAAGAATTCAGCACTTCTAGCCAG ATGGGGCATTAACTATACACTGTCCGAGTACAAAGCTGTACAGATAGCACAGAGTTCCTTCTTACATGTTCATGACAAATGTGAAAAGAAATTTGGAGATGAACCAATAGAGAAGAAAATATTACAAAGAGATGAGTGGCTTGGACTTCTTCTACGAATAAGAAATAATGCCATCATAGTGTTGGCTATCATTTGCCTTCAGTTACCATTTGAATTGGCTTATGCTCATTTGTATGAGGTCACCGAGTCTGATGTATTGAA GTATGCACTGACTGCTGCTTATCTCTTGGCAATTCAATACTATACGAGGATTGGTGGCAAAGTATCAGTTATTCTCATTAAATATGAAAAAGATCAAGGAGAGGAATCTAGTGCTGCCAGTTTGGTTTACAAG GTTTTTGGACTTTATTTCATGCAATCATATATTGGACTGTTTTATCATGCCTTATCACATCGAAATCTATTGACTCTTCGCCAGGTCCTAATTCAGCGATTGGTTGTCTCTCAGGCATGCTGCAGTCTGCAAATATTTCTT GTTCTGGAAAACATGATCGAGAACTCCATCCCTTACCTCAAGTACAGCTACAAAAAGTACAAAGCTTTTCA CAAGAAAAAGCATGAGAAGGGATCTTCAGAAAAAATGGTTCACCTGGTTACAAGGGTGGAAAAAGAGTATTTGAAGCCTTCCTACACTGCAAGCATAGGCGAAGAGCTTGAAGATGGCTTATTTGATG ATTTTTTGGAGTTGGCTTTGCAGTTTGGAATGATCATGATGTTCGCATGTGCATTCCCCCTCGTCTTCTGCTTTGCTACTCTA AATAATGTCACTGAAATTAGAGCAGATGCTTTGAAACTTCTTGTTATGTTGCGGAGACCAATACCCCGTGCTGCAGCAACAATTGGAGCATGGTTGAACATTTTCCAG TTTCTGATTATAATGGCAATCTGCACCAACTGTGTGTTGCTGATTTGCTTATATGATCAAGAAGGCAAGTGGAGGATTGAACCTGGGCTGGCAGCTATCCTCGTAATCGAGCATGCTCTTCTTCTAATTAAATTTGGGTTCTCCCATTTTGTGCCTGAG GAGCCGGCTTGGGTGAGAGCAAATCGAATGAGAACTGTAGCTCAGGCAAGGGATGTGTTCTCAAAGCAGCTCTTGAGGAGCATCTCCAGCATAGAAAGGAACCATTTATGA
- the LOC135634195 gene encoding DEAD-box ATP-dependent RNA helicase 15-like isoform X1: protein MGEARDNDAYEEELLDYDEDEEKAPDSAAAKASGESVKKGYVGIHSSGFRDFLLKPELLRAIIDSGFEHPSEVQHECIPQAILGMDVICQAKSGMGKTAVFVLSTLQQIEPVAGQVAALVLCHTRELAYQICHEFERFSTYLPDIKVAVFYGGVHILKHKDILKNECPHIVVGTPGRILALARDKDLSLKNVRHFILDECDKMLESLDMRRDVQEIFKMTPHDKQVMMFSATLSKEIRPVCKRFMQDPMEIYVDDEAKLTLHGLVQHYIKLTELEKNRKLNDLLDALDFNQVVIFVKSVNRAAELNKLLVECNFPSICIHSGMSQEERLTRYKNFKEGLKRILVATDLVGRGIDIERVNIVVNYDMPDSADTYLHRVGRAGRFGTKGLAITFVSSASDSDVLNQVQERFEVDIKELPEQIDTSTYMPS from the exons ATGGGTGAAGCCAGGGACAACGATGCTTACGAGGAGGAGCTTCTTGACTACGATGAGGATGAGGAGAAGGCTCCCGATTCTGCCGCTGCCAAGGCTTCCGGTGAATCGGTGAAAAA GGGTTATGTTGGGATTCATAGTTCCGGTTTCAGAGACTTCCTGTTGAAGCCAGAACTTCTCCGTGCGATCATAGATTCGGGTTTTGAGCACCCTTCTGAAG TACAACATGAATGCATCCCTCAAGCTATCCTTGGAATGGATGTCATCTGCCAAGCAAAATCTGGAATGGGGAAAACAGCTGTTTTTGTTCTTTCAACTCTGCAGCAAATTGAGCCAGTTGCGGGCCAAGTAGCTGCACTTGTGCTATGTCATACCAGAGAATTGGCCTATCAG ATCTGTCATGAATTTGAAAGATTCAGCACTTATTTGCCTGATATTAAGGTTGCTGTATTCTATGGGGGAGTTCACATCTTGAAGCACAAGGACATTTTGAAGAATGAATGCCCTCATATCGTTGTTGGCACACCAGGAAGAATACTGGCACTTGCAAGAGATAAAGATCTTTCTTTGAAGAATGTGAGGCATTTTATTCTCGATGAATGTGACAAGATGCTCGAGTCCCTtg ACATGCGGAGAGATGTGCAGGAGATTTTCAAAATGACACCTCATGACAAACAAGTTATGATGTTCTCAGCAACTCTCAGCAAGGAGATCCGCCCTGTTTGCAAGAGATTCATGCAAGAT CCTATGGAAATATATGTTGACGATGAGGCCAAACTGACACTGCATGGTTTAGTACAG CACTACATTAAACTGACCGAGTTGGAGAAGAATCGGAAACTGAATGATCTTTTGGATGCACTGGACTTCAATCAAGTTGTCATCTTTGTGAAAAGTGTGAATCGAGCAGCGGAGCTGAACAAGTTACTCGTTGAGTGCAACTTTCCATCAATCTGTATACACTCTGGCATGTCACAGGAAGAAAG GTTGACCAGGTATAAGAATTTCAAGGAAGGTCTCAAAAGGATTCTTGTTGCTACTGATCTGGTTGGCAGAGGAATTGATATTGAGCGAGTCAACATTGTAGTAAACTATGACATGCCAGATTCTGCAGACACCTACCTGCACAGG GTTGGAAGGGCTGGGCGATTTGGTACCAAAGGACTTGCCATTACATTCGTCTCATCAGCTTCAGACTCTGATGTTCTTAATCAG GTCCAAGAGAGGTTTGAGGTGGACATAAAGGAGCTGCCAGAGCAGATTGACACTTCCACATACA TGCCCTCATGA
- the LOC135633654 gene encoding uncharacterized protein LOC135633654, translated as MSCLHDHSCEDHNCSADWSLHTHIDLSKVSALNEAVAGSVKSVFKPWNRRLDTTEGLLESNDGDPELLVFIPFTSDVKIKSISVVGGSGGTSPSKMRAFINRDGIDFSDAQNMQPVQEWDLNENLQGLLEYQTRYSRFQGVGNLTLHFPDNFGGDTTQIYYIGLKGEATQLKRDVVATIVYEITPNPSDHKTRADTGSLSHVE; from the exons ATGTCTTGCTTGCATGATCACAGCTGCGAGGATCACAACTGCTCCGCGGATTGGTCGCTCCACACCCACATCGATCTTTCCAAG GTTTCGGCCCTAAATGAAGCAGTCGCTGGAAGCGTCAAATCGGTTTTCAAGCCCTGGAATCGTCGATTAGATACGACCGAG GGCCTCCTCGAAAGCAATGATGGTGATCCTGAATTGCTTGTTTTCATACC GTTTACATCAGATGTCAAGATCAAGAGCATCTCCGTTGTTGGTGGTTCTGGAGGAACAAGTCCTTCAAAGATGCGAGC GTTCATAAACCGTGATGGTATCGACTTTTCAGATGCTCAAAACATGCAGCCTGTTCAG GAATGGGACTTGAATGAGAATTTGCAAGGACTCTTGGAGTATCAAACAAG ATACTCGAGATTTCAGGGTGTGGGAAATCTTACTCTGCATTTTCCTGATAATTTTGGTGGGGATACAACTCAGATATATTACATCGGGTTAAAAGGGGAAGCTACTCAG CTGAAAAGGGATGTGGTAGCGACAATTGTCTATGAAATTACGCCCAATCCATCGGATCACAA AACTCGAGCTGATACGGGGTCTCTCTCACATGTGGAGTGA
- the LOC103978778 gene encoding anoctamin-like protein Os01g0706700 isoform X1, producing the protein MEGHSAVTGFEMAIVVPKKREKERDDTADCVEFLVRELKRAGLIVERVFGISDEFIKLAAPVEILGRVAAELQMKKLTYIGIELQFEWDEVTAFVRQPDGSLFSWCERFRCFQHLIYGIVNKTDSDMMLLFDGKEFQFRRNESLLKMMETEEVVKQVFPTHDEVKRKQLLRTWALNWLDFTWQPIDEIYAYFGTKIATYFAFLSMYTRWLFFPAALGLALQLVDIGPLQPLVLPAFFIFVVTWAVFFFQFWKRKNSALLARWGINYTLSEYKAVQIAQSSFLHVHDKCEKKFGDEPIEKKILQRDEWLGLLLRIRNNAIIVLAIICLQLPFELAYAHLYEVTESDVLKYALTAAYLLAIQYYTRIGGKVSVILIKYEKDQGEESSAASLVYKVFGLYFMQSYIGLFYHALSHRNLLTLRQVLIQRLVVSQACCSLQIFLVLENMIENSIPYLKYSYKKYKAFHKKKHEKGSSEKMVHLVTRVEKEYLKPSYTASIGEELEDGLFDDFLELALQFGMIMMFACAFPLVFCFATLNNVTEIRADALKLLVMLRRPIPRAAATIGAWLNIFQFLIIMAICTNCVLLICLYDQEGKWRIEPGLAAILVIEHALLLIKFGFSHFVPEEPAWVRANRMRTVAQARDVFSKQLLRSISSIERNHL; encoded by the exons ATGGAAGGGCACAGCGCGGTGACCGGCTTCGAGATGGCCATCGTGGTGCCCAAGAAAAGGGAGAAGGAGAGAGATGACACCGCTGACTGCGTCGAATTCCTTGTTCGGGAGTTGAAGAGGGCAGGGTTGATCGTCGAGAGGGTGTTTGGGATTTCCGATGAGTTCATAAAG CTTGCAGCACCCGTAGAAATTTTGGGGAGAGTTGCAGCTGAGTTGCAAATGAAAAAGTTAACATACATCG GAATAGAGTTGCAGTTCGAATGGGATGAAGTTACTGCATTTGTTAGGCAGCCAGATGGATCTTTGTTCAGCTGGTGTGAGCGGTTTCGCTGTTTTCAGCACTTGATTTATGGAATT GTGAATAAAACAGATTCAGACATGATGCTTTTGTTTGATGGAAAAGAGTTTCAATTTCGAAGAAATGAATCATTACTGAAAATGATGGAAACTGAAGAGGTTGTCAAGCAAGTTTTTCCTACACATG ATGAAGTGAAAAGGAAACAGCTCTTGAGAACTTGGGCACTTAACTGGTTGGACTTCACATGGCAACCAATAGACGAAATTTATGCATATTTTGGGACAAAG ATTGCTACATATTTTGCTTTCCTTAGTATGTATACACGGTGGCTGTTCTTTCCAGCTGCACTGGGTCTTGCCTTGCAGTTGGTTGATATTGG ACCCTTGCAGCCACTGGTGCTTCCTGCTTTCTTCATTTTCGTTGTCACATGGGCTGTCTTTTTCTTCCAGTTCTGGAAGCGCAAGAATTCAGCACTTCTAGCCAG ATGGGGCATTAACTATACACTGTCCGAGTACAAAGCTGTACAGATAGCACAGAGTTCCTTCTTACATGTTCATGACAAATGTGAAAAGAAATTTGGAGATGAACCAATAGAGAAGAAAATATTACAAAGAGATGAGTGGCTTGGACTTCTTCTACGAATAAGAAATAATGCCATCATAGTGTTGGCTATCATTTGCCTTCAGTTACCATTTGAATTGGCTTATGCTCATTTGTATGAGGTCACCGAGTCTGATGTATTGAA GTATGCACTGACTGCTGCTTATCTCTTGGCAATTCAATACTATACGAGGATTGGTGGCAAAGTATCAGTTATTCTCATTAAATATGAAAAAGATCAAGGAGAGGAATCTAGTGCTGCCAGTTTGGTTTACAAG GTTTTTGGACTTTATTTCATGCAATCATATATTGGACTGTTTTATCATGCCTTATCACATCGAAATCTATTGACTCTTCGCCAGGTCCTAATTCAGCGATTGGTTGTCTCTCAGGCATGCTGCAGTCTGCAAATATTTCTT GTTCTGGAAAACATGATCGAGAACTCCATCCCTTACCTCAAGTACAGCTACAAAAAGTACAAAGCTTTTCA CAAGAAAAAGCATGAGAAGGGATCTTCAGAAAAAATGGTTCACCTGGTTACAAGGGTGGAAAAAGAGTATTTGAAGCCTTCCTACACTGCAAGCATAGGCGAAGAGCTTGAAGATGGCTTATTTGATG ATTTTTTGGAGTTGGCTTTGCAGTTTGGAATGATCATGATGTTCGCATGTGCATTCCCCCTCGTCTTCTGCTTTGCTACTCTA AATAATGTCACTGAAATTAGAGCAGATGCTTTGAAACTTCTTGTTATGTTGCGGAGACCAATACCCCGTGCTGCAGCAACAATTGGAGCATGGTTGAACATTTTCCAG TTTCTGATTATAATGGCAATCTGCACCAACTGTGTGTTGCTGATTTGCTTATATGATCAAGAAGGCAAGTGGAGGATTGAACCTGGGCTGGCAGCTATCCTCGTAATCGAGCATGCTCTTCTTCTAATTAAATTTGGGTTCTCCCATTTTGTGCCTGAG GAGCCGGCTTGGGTGAGAGCAAATCGAATGAGAACTGTAGCTCAGGCAAGGGATGTGTTCTCAAAGCAGCTCTTGAGGAGCATCTCCAGCATAGAAAGGAACCATTTATGA